The following coding sequences are from one Microbulbifer sp. TB1203 window:
- a CDS encoding IS1595 family transposase translates to MARNKVQFQKGISLTKFLKEHGTEDQCFDALCRWRWPDGFRCPHCGHDKYCDLSHRKLKQCNRCRRQTSITSRTIFDSTKLPLTTWFLGIFLITQDKKGISCMELARHLGISYNAAWRMKQKLMQVMLERDQHYKLSGFIELDDAYLGGERTGCKPGRGADGKTPFVAAVETTKEGQPSRIKLSIIKGFRSTEISAWSKRHLSEGSTVISDGLACFNAVTEAGCAHDKIVCGGGRASVEEPEFYWVNTVLGNLKSALRSTYHAIRPKYAQRYLAEFQYRFNRRFDLCALIPRLIYASLRTPPMPERLLKLGLA, encoded by the coding sequence ATGGCTCGCAACAAGGTACAGTTCCAGAAGGGCATCAGTTTGACCAAATTCCTCAAGGAGCACGGAACCGAGGACCAGTGCTTCGATGCGCTCTGCCGGTGGCGATGGCCAGACGGATTCCGCTGTCCCCACTGCGGGCATGACAAGTATTGCGACTTGTCTCACCGCAAGCTGAAGCAGTGCAACCGATGTCGCCGCCAGACGTCGATAACCTCGCGCACTATCTTCGACTCCACCAAGCTACCCCTTACCACCTGGTTTCTTGGTATCTTCCTCATTACCCAGGATAAGAAGGGCATCTCCTGCATGGAGCTGGCCCGTCACCTGGGTATCTCCTACAACGCTGCCTGGCGCATGAAGCAGAAGCTCATGCAGGTAATGCTGGAGCGGGACCAGCACTACAAGCTGTCCGGCTTCATCGAGCTGGATGACGCCTATCTTGGCGGCGAGCGTACCGGATGCAAGCCAGGACGCGGCGCTGACGGCAAGACACCCTTTGTTGCCGCTGTTGAAACCACCAAGGAAGGCCAGCCATCCCGGATCAAGCTCTCCATCATCAAGGGTTTCCGAAGCACCGAGATTTCCGCCTGGAGTAAGCGCCATCTGAGTGAAGGCAGCACTGTCATCTCGGATGGCCTCGCGTGTTTCAATGCCGTCACTGAAGCAGGTTGCGCACACGATAAGATTGTCTGTGGTGGTGGCCGCGCTTCCGTTGAAGAGCCCGAGTTCTATTGGGTGAATACTGTACTCGGCAATTTAAAGAGCGCTTTGCGCAGTACCTACCACGCAATCCGGCCTAAATATGCGCAGCGCTATCTGGCGGAATTCCAGTACCGATTCAACCGCAGATTCGATCTTTGCGCGCTCATTCCCCGGCTTATCTACGCCTCTCTCCGGACTCCACCAATGCCGGAAAGATTGCTTAAACTCGGCTTAGCTTAG
- a CDS encoding polysaccharide deacetylase family protein, with product MSALATKIEQTMRYKIVLILLLAASPFIHAKELALTFDDAPRKATGYFDGPTRAKMLLAELEKHKIPKVAFFSVSQKLDREGMQRLQAYSDAGHIIANHTHSHPDFNELNLQDYIDNVAKADKLLPNYHLS from the coding sequence ATGTCCGCACTAGCAACAAAAATCGAGCAGACCATGCGTTACAAAATAGTCCTCATACTGTTACTCGCCGCCTCACCGTTCATCCACGCCAAAGAATTGGCGTTAACATTTGATGACGCACCCAGGAAGGCAACTGGTTACTTTGATGGCCCCACCCGTGCAAAAATGCTTCTGGCGGAGTTGGAAAAACACAAGATCCCGAAAGTGGCCTTTTTCTCGGTGAGCCAGAAGCTGGACCGGGAGGGCATGCAGCGCCTTCAGGCCTACAGTGATGCCGGCCATATCATTGCCAATCACACGCACTCACACCCTGACTTCAATGAGCTGAATCTACAGGATTATATCGATAACGTCGCCAAAGCCGACAAACTCTTACCTAATTACCACCTAAGCTAA
- a CDS encoding DUF429 domain-containing protein — MHQPNLFSGTIIGYDPGGRNAHGVAALCFTSGELADIQIKTLNTAEQILDFAEKYPDLKAVGIDKLTCWSTGESGWRPADRWLREKYREVMNSVASPNSLYGSMGINGMSVLIALRSQNAPLAVTETQPKVLFHALTGKKYNYDQLHRDMDRMASECLGIPLETDNDHEWDAVISAYAAYAGLSGQWTTDLHQRERSQQERLIMPCGETRYWWPTTA; from the coding sequence TTGCACCAGCCAAACCTGTTCAGCGGCACAATAATCGGCTACGACCCCGGCGGTAGAAACGCACATGGGGTGGCAGCCTTGTGCTTTACGAGTGGCGAGCTTGCGGATATACAGATAAAAACACTAAATACCGCCGAACAGATCCTGGATTTTGCGGAGAAGTATCCCGATCTGAAAGCCGTCGGCATAGACAAGCTTACCTGCTGGTCGACTGGAGAGAGCGGCTGGCGGCCGGCGGACCGCTGGCTCAGAGAGAAGTATAGAGAAGTGATGAACAGTGTCGCCTCCCCCAACAGCCTCTACGGCTCGATGGGTATCAACGGTATGTCTGTACTGATCGCGCTGCGCAGTCAAAATGCCCCATTGGCGGTAACCGAAACCCAGCCCAAGGTTCTGTTTCATGCATTGACAGGCAAGAAGTACAACTACGACCAGCTGCACCGGGATATGGACAGGATGGCATCCGAATGCCTGGGAATACCCCTAGAGACCGATAATGACCATGAATGGGATGCCGTTATCTCCGCTTATGCCGCCTATGCCGGCCTCTCCGGCCAGTGGACAACGGATCTGCATCAAAGAGAGCGCTCCCAGCAAGAAAGACTTATCATGCCCTGCGGGGAAACCCGCTATTGGTGGCCAACAACCGCATAG
- a CDS encoding NYN domain-containing protein, whose product MKDLDDHKKVAVLIDADNAQYSKVKAILDEISAHGHIVIKRAYGDWSSDNLKNWKKSLNELAIQPVQQFAYTTGKNSTDASMIIDAMDLLYSERFDAFALVSSDSDFTKLASRLRESEMFVFGVGERKTPISFRNSCDDFIFTENLGGDESAPPKATGKPKKPEQKKPLNDPAELTPLLTKAWEQYQDDDDWANASAAGSFVKRSMPDFDPRSYGSAKFSQILDKLNDAFEIKKSKGKGSGNLIVYRIKER is encoded by the coding sequence ATGAAAGACCTAGACGACCACAAGAAAGTCGCCGTCCTGATCGACGCCGACAACGCCCAGTACTCCAAGGTCAAGGCGATCCTGGATGAAATTTCAGCGCATGGCCATATCGTCATCAAGCGCGCCTACGGAGACTGGTCCAGCGATAACCTGAAGAACTGGAAAAAGTCGCTGAACGAGCTGGCCATCCAGCCGGTGCAACAGTTCGCCTATACCACTGGCAAGAACTCTACCGATGCATCGATGATCATCGATGCGATGGATCTGCTCTACTCCGAGCGCTTCGATGCCTTCGCGCTGGTGTCCAGCGACAGCGACTTCACCAAACTGGCCTCCCGCCTGCGCGAATCCGAGATGTTCGTATTCGGCGTCGGCGAGCGCAAAACACCGATTTCCTTCCGTAATTCCTGTGATGACTTTATCTTCACCGAGAACCTGGGCGGCGATGAATCCGCCCCTCCCAAGGCCACTGGCAAACCCAAAAAGCCCGAACAGAAGAAACCGCTGAATGATCCTGCCGAGCTGACCCCTCTGCTCACCAAAGCCTGGGAGCAGTACCAGGACGACGACGACTGGGCCAACGCCTCCGCCGCCGGCAGCTTCGTCAAGCGCTCCATGCCCGACTTCGACCCCAGATCCTACGGCTCCGCCAAGTTTTCACAGATTTTGGATAAGCTAAATGACGCCTTCGAGATCAAGAAAAGCAAGGGGAAAGGCAGCGGCAACCTTATCGTATATCGTATAAAAGAGCGCTAA
- a CDS encoding ribonucleotide-diphosphate reductase subunit beta, whose translation MLSWDDIDTQPKPSTKAMANKATEPRPTPETLQKEVTEPNASYASSAPASPAAQSSNSTGGSSTPPSSAVEAARAAVANLDPAPGLEELEMGAARIEVDEKRIINCRADLNQLVPFKYDWAWQKYLDGCANHWMPQEVNMNKDVSMWKDPEGLTADERRIVEYSLGYFSTADSLVANNLVLAIYRHITNPECRQYILRQSFEEAIHTHAYQYCVESLGMDEGEVFNMYREVPSVAKKAAWSLAHTGSISDPNFKTGTTEKDQELLRNLIAFYAVTEGIFFYCGFTQILSMGRRNKMTGVAEQFQYILRDESMHLNFGIDVINQIKLENPHLWTAEFQQEVAQMILEGMELEVAYARDTMPRGVLGMNANMMEEYLHFIANRRLVQLGLKEQFPGAQNPFPWMSEIMDLRKEKNFFETRVIEYQTGGALQW comes from the coding sequence ATGCTGAGCTGGGACGACATCGACACACAGCCAAAACCCTCAACCAAAGCCATGGCCAACAAAGCAACCGAACCGCGACCGACGCCGGAGACGCTGCAAAAAGAAGTAACAGAGCCAAACGCGTCCTACGCATCCAGCGCTCCGGCGTCGCCCGCGGCCCAAAGCAGCAATTCCACAGGGGGCTCCTCCACGCCCCCCTCCTCCGCCGTGGAAGCCGCGCGGGCCGCCGTAGCCAACCTGGACCCGGCCCCGGGCCTGGAAGAGCTGGAAATGGGCGCCGCGCGCATCGAAGTGGATGAGAAACGCATCATCAACTGCCGCGCCGACCTCAACCAGCTGGTGCCCTTCAAGTACGACTGGGCCTGGCAGAAATACCTGGACGGCTGCGCCAACCACTGGATGCCCCAGGAAGTAAACATGAACAAAGACGTGTCCATGTGGAAAGACCCCGAGGGTCTGACCGCGGACGAGCGTCGCATCGTGGAATACTCCCTGGGCTACTTCTCCACCGCCGACTCCCTGGTAGCCAACAACCTGGTGCTGGCCATCTACCGCCATATCACCAACCCGGAGTGCCGCCAGTACATACTGCGCCAGTCCTTCGAGGAGGCCATCCATACCCACGCCTACCAGTACTGCGTGGAGTCCCTGGGTATGGACGAAGGCGAGGTGTTCAACATGTACCGCGAAGTCCCCAGCGTGGCCAAGAAAGCCGCCTGGAGCCTCGCGCACACCGGCTCCATCAGCGACCCCAACTTCAAGACCGGCACCACCGAGAAGGACCAGGAGCTGCTACGCAACCTGATCGCCTTCTACGCGGTCACCGAGGGTATCTTCTTTTATTGCGGCTTCACCCAAATCCTATCCATGGGCCGCCGCAATAAGATGACCGGTGTCGCCGAGCAGTTCCAGTACATCCTGCGCGACGAGTCCATGCACCTGAACTTCGGCATCGACGTGATCAACCAGATCAAACTGGAAAACCCCCACCTGTGGACCGCCGAGTTCCAGCAGGAAGTGGCCCAGATGATCCTGGAAGGCATGGAACTGGAAGTGGCCTACGCCCGCGACACCATGCCCCGCGGCGTACTGGGCATGAACGCGAATATGATGGAGGAATACCTCCACTTTATCGCCAACCGCCGCCTGGTCCAGCTGGGCCTGAAAGAACAATTCCCCGGCGCCCAGAACCCCTTCCCCTGGATGTCGGAGATTATGGACCTGCGCAAGGAGAAGAACTTCTTCGAGACGCGGGTGATTGAATATCAGACGGGTGGTGCACTGCAGTGGTAA
- a CDS encoding ribonucleoside-diphosphate reductase subunit alpha: MHTETGRSQSVPTEKTATTREQTGGNTTLAATAPGQIRVIKRNGTVVPYDDSKISVAVTKAFLAVEGGTAAASSRIHEQVGDLVAQISATFQRRMPSGGTIHIEEIQDQVELALMRSGEHKIARDYVLYREEHARLRAEKGQHKAVAEAHPSIRVKMEDGTLVPLDMERLRTVVSEACEGLKDVDGQAILSEALKNLYDGVSETDINTALVITARTMVEQEPNYTYATACLLLDKLRAEALRFLGVAERATQHEMETLYGKALEAYVQKGIELELLDPALATFDLAQLGEALKGERDHLFSYLGLQTLYDRYFLHSDETRFELPQIFFMRVAMGLAINEDDPNGRAIEFYNLLSSFDYMSSTPTLFNAGTLRPQLSSCYLTTVPDDLEGIYGAIRDNAMLSKWAGGLGNDWTPVRSLGAYIKGTNGKSQGVVPFLKVANDTAVAVNQGGKRKGAVCAYLETWHLDIEEFLELRKNTGDDRRRTHDMNTANWVPDLFMKRVFEDKEWTLFSPSDTPDLHDLFGTAFEERYAHYEQLVAEGKLKLHKKVRAVDLWRKMLGMLFETGHPWITFKDACNLRSPQQHVGVVHSSNLCTEITLNTRANDEIAVCNLGSVNLAQHIEDNKLDQEKLARTVKTAVRMLDNVIDINYYSVETARQSNMRHRPVGLGLMGFQDALYKAGISYASDEAVAFADATMEAISYQAISASSDLAAERGKYQSYEGSLWSKGILPVDSIKVLAEQRGEQFIEQDTSATQDWDSLRAKVKKQGMRNSNVMAIAPTATIANITGVSQSIEPTYQNLYVKSNLSGEFTVVNPYLVHDLKALGLWDKVMVNDLKYYEGSVQKIDRVPAELKAKYATAFEVEPRWIVDAASRRQKWIDQAQSLNLYIAGADGKKLDLTYRMAWYRGLKTTYYLRALAATSTEKSTVNTGNLNAVSSGASAPVAAAPAPAEVPKACSLDDPDCEACQ; this comes from the coding sequence ATGCACACAGAGACAGGGCGCTCTCAATCCGTGCCTACGGAAAAAACAGCTACAACCAGGGAGCAGACCGGCGGCAACACCACCCTGGCCGCAACCGCACCGGGACAGATTCGCGTCATCAAGCGCAACGGTACCGTAGTGCCCTACGATGACAGCAAAATTTCCGTTGCGGTCACCAAGGCCTTCCTCGCCGTCGAGGGCGGTACCGCCGCGGCCTCCAGCCGCATTCACGAGCAGGTGGGCGACCTGGTGGCGCAGATCAGCGCCACCTTCCAGCGCCGCATGCCCTCCGGCGGCACCATCCATATCGAGGAGATCCAGGACCAGGTGGAACTGGCACTGATGCGCTCCGGCGAGCACAAGATCGCCCGCGACTACGTGCTCTATCGCGAGGAACACGCCCGCCTGCGCGCGGAGAAGGGCCAGCACAAAGCCGTCGCGGAGGCCCACCCCAGTATCCGCGTCAAGATGGAAGACGGCACCCTGGTTCCGCTGGATATGGAGCGCCTGCGCACCGTGGTGAGCGAGGCCTGCGAGGGCCTGAAGGACGTGGACGGCCAGGCGATCCTCTCCGAAGCGCTGAAGAACCTCTACGACGGCGTCTCCGAAACCGATATCAACACCGCGCTGGTGATCACCGCGCGCACCATGGTCGAGCAGGAGCCCAACTACACCTACGCTACCGCCTGCCTGCTGCTGGACAAGCTCCGCGCCGAGGCGCTGCGCTTCCTCGGCGTCGCCGAGCGCGCCACCCAGCACGAGATGGAAACCCTCTACGGCAAAGCCCTGGAAGCCTATGTGCAAAAGGGTATCGAGCTGGAACTGCTGGACCCGGCGCTGGCCACCTTCGACTTGGCGCAGCTGGGCGAAGCCCTGAAAGGCGAGCGCGATCACCTGTTCAGCTACCTGGGCCTGCAGACCCTGTACGACCGCTACTTCCTGCACTCGGACGAAACCCGCTTCGAGCTGCCGCAGATCTTCTTTATGCGCGTCGCCATGGGCCTCGCCATCAATGAAGACGATCCCAACGGGCGCGCGATCGAGTTCTACAATCTGCTGAGCTCCTTCGACTACATGAGCTCCACGCCCACCCTGTTCAACGCCGGCACCCTGCGCCCGCAGCTGTCCTCCTGCTACCTCACCACGGTGCCGGACGACCTGGAGGGCATCTACGGCGCCATTCGCGACAACGCCATGCTCTCCAAATGGGCCGGCGGCCTGGGCAACGACTGGACCCCGGTGCGCAGCCTCGGCGCCTACATCAAGGGCACCAACGGCAAATCCCAGGGCGTGGTGCCGTTTTTGAAAGTGGCCAACGACACCGCGGTGGCGGTGAACCAGGGCGGCAAGCGCAAGGGCGCGGTCTGCGCCTACCTGGAGACCTGGCACCTGGATATCGAGGAGTTCCTCGAACTGCGCAAGAACACCGGCGACGACCGCCGCCGCACCCACGATATGAACACCGCCAACTGGGTGCCGGACCTGTTTATGAAGCGCGTCTTCGAAGACAAGGAGTGGACCCTCTTCTCCCCCAGCGACACCCCGGACCTGCACGACCTGTTCGGCACTGCCTTCGAGGAGCGCTACGCCCACTACGAGCAACTGGTCGCCGAAGGCAAACTGAAGCTGCACAAGAAAGTGCGCGCGGTGGACCTGTGGCGCAAGATGCTGGGCATGCTGTTCGAAACCGGCCACCCCTGGATCACCTTCAAGGACGCCTGCAACCTGCGCAGCCCGCAGCAGCACGTGGGCGTGGTGCACTCCTCCAACCTGTGCACCGAGATCACCCTGAACACCCGGGCCAACGACGAAATCGCCGTGTGCAACCTGGGTTCCGTGAACCTGGCCCAGCATATCGAAGACAATAAACTCGATCAGGAAAAGCTGGCGCGCACCGTGAAGACCGCCGTGCGCATGCTGGATAACGTGATCGACATCAACTACTACTCCGTCGAAACCGCGCGCCAGTCCAACATGCGCCACCGCCCGGTGGGCCTGGGCCTGATGGGCTTCCAGGACGCGCTCTACAAGGCCGGCATCTCCTACGCCAGCGATGAAGCCGTAGCCTTCGCCGACGCCACCATGGAGGCGATCAGCTACCAGGCCATCTCCGCCTCCAGCGACCTGGCCGCAGAGCGCGGCAAGTACCAGAGCTATGAGGGCTCCCTGTGGAGCAAGGGCATACTGCCGGTGGATTCCATCAAGGTCCTGGCGGAGCAGCGCGGCGAGCAGTTTATCGAACAGGACACCAGCGCCACCCAGGACTGGGACAGCCTCCGCGCAAAAGTGAAAAAACAGGGCATGCGCAACTCCAACGTGATGGCGATCGCGCCCACCGCCACCATTGCCAATATCACCGGAGTCTCCCAGTCCATCGAGCCCACATACCAGAACCTGTATGTGAAATCGAACCTGTCCGGCGAGTTCACCGTGGTCAACCCCTACCTGGTGCACGACCTGAAAGCCCTGGGCCTGTGGGACAAGGTGATGGTCAACGACCTGAAATATTACGAGGGCTCGGTGCAGAAGATCGACCGCGTACCGGCGGAACTGAAAGCCAAGTACGCCACCGCCTTCGAGGTGGAGCCGCGCTGGATCGTCGATGCCGCCAGCCGCCGCCAGAAGTGGATCGACCAGGCGCAGTCACTGAACCTGTACATCGCCGGCGCCGACGGCAAGAAGCTGGACCTGACCTATCGCATGGCCTGGTACCGCGGTCTCAAGACCACTTACTACCTGCGCGCCCTGGCCGCCACCAGCACAGAAAAATCCACCGTGAACACCGGCAACCTGAACGCGGTGAGCTCAGGAGCCAGCGCCCCGGTAGCGGCAGCGCCCGCGCCGGCGGAAGTACCCAAGGCCTGCTCCCTCGACGACCCGGACTGCGAGGCCTGCCAGTAA
- the argF gene encoding ornithine carbamoyltransferase, with product MARHFLTLLDLSGDELNGVIERAIELKALRAQGIATEPFRDKVLGMIFEKSSTRTRVSFEAGMAQMGGSAIFLSPRDTQLGRGEPIEDSARVISRMVDMVMIRTFGHNVLERFAQYSRVPVINALSDSYHPCQLLADIQTFVEHRGSPRGKVVAWVGDGNNMCHSYINAARRCDFELRIACPEGYEPDEAIVAAAGDRVSIVRKPAEAVRGADWVATDVWASMGQETEQQERKRAFQSFLVDHELMSHANSGAVFMHCLPAHRGEEVSGELLEDEDISVVWDEAENRLHAQKALMEFLQEHSS from the coding sequence ATGGCCAGACACTTTCTCACCCTGCTGGACCTGTCCGGGGATGAACTCAACGGCGTTATCGAGCGCGCCATCGAACTGAAAGCCCTGCGCGCCCAGGGCATCGCCACCGAGCCCTTCCGCGACAAGGTGCTGGGGATGATCTTCGAGAAATCCTCCACCCGCACCCGGGTGTCCTTCGAGGCGGGCATGGCGCAGATGGGCGGCAGCGCCATTTTCCTGTCTCCCCGCGACACCCAGTTGGGCCGCGGCGAGCCCATTGAGGACAGCGCGCGGGTCATCTCGCGCATGGTGGACATGGTGATGATCCGCACCTTCGGCCACAACGTGCTGGAGCGCTTTGCCCAGTACAGCCGGGTACCGGTGATCAACGCCCTGTCCGACAGCTACCACCCCTGCCAACTGCTCGCGGACATCCAGACCTTTGTGGAGCATCGCGGCAGCCCCCGGGGCAAGGTGGTGGCCTGGGTGGGCGACGGCAACAACATGTGCCACTCCTACATCAACGCCGCACGCCGCTGCGACTTCGAGCTGCGCATCGCCTGCCCAGAGGGTTACGAGCCGGACGAGGCCATAGTCGCCGCCGCCGGCGACCGGGTGAGCATTGTGCGCAAACCCGCGGAAGCGGTGCGCGGCGCCGACTGGGTGGCTACCGACGTCTGGGCCTCCATGGGTCAGGAAACCGAGCAGCAGGAGCGCAAGCGCGCCTTCCAGAGCTTCCTGGTCGACCACGAACTGATGAGTCACGCCAACAGCGGCGCCGTGTTCATGCACTGCCTGCCCGCCCACCGCGGCGAGGAAGTGAGCGGAGAACTGCTGGAGGACGAGGACATTTCCGTGGTCTGGGACGAGGCGGAGAACCGCCTGCACGCGCAGAAGGCGCTGATGGAGTTCCTGCAGGAGCACAGCAGTTGA
- a CDS encoding aspartate aminotransferase family protein produces the protein MAIPALMQNYGTRTLTLVRGEGNYVWDDAGRRYLDAISGIAVCGLGHCHPAVTEALQDQAHTLLHVSNLYNIPAQEQLAEKLAALSDMDNVFFSNSGAEANEAAIKLARRLGNERGLAVPRIVVMEGAFHGRTLATLTATGNEKIQQGFAPLPEGFLRVPYDDIAAIEKLAAQHNDIVAVLVEPVQGEGGIRVPAPDYLNKLRDLCDRQDWLLMLDEIQSANGRSGKLFAYQHNGILPDVVTTAKGLGNGVPIGACLARGKAAQLFTAGSHGSTFGGNPLACRAGLAVLDTLEKEWLIERAAKLGEQLLQQLREQLADCAAVREIRGLGLLIGIELDRPCAELVEQARTCDLLINVTAGNVVRLLPPLTLSDAECRQIGATVSTLIENFARQVA, from the coding sequence GTGGCCATTCCCGCACTCATGCAGAACTACGGCACCAGAACTCTGACCCTGGTCAGGGGTGAAGGCAACTACGTGTGGGACGACGCCGGCCGACGCTACCTGGACGCCATTTCCGGAATCGCCGTGTGCGGCCTGGGCCACTGCCATCCGGCAGTCACCGAAGCGCTGCAAGACCAGGCGCATACCCTGCTGCACGTGTCCAACCTCTACAATATTCCCGCGCAGGAACAACTTGCGGAGAAACTGGCAGCCCTGTCGGACATGGACAATGTGTTCTTTTCCAACTCCGGTGCCGAGGCCAATGAGGCGGCGATCAAGCTGGCGCGCCGGCTCGGCAACGAGCGCGGCCTTGCAGTGCCGCGCATCGTGGTGATGGAGGGGGCCTTCCACGGCCGCACACTCGCCACCCTTACCGCCACCGGCAACGAAAAGATCCAGCAGGGTTTCGCGCCGCTGCCGGAGGGGTTCCTGCGCGTGCCCTACGACGACATCGCCGCGATCGAAAAGCTGGCCGCCCAGCACAACGACATAGTCGCGGTGTTGGTGGAGCCGGTGCAGGGAGAGGGCGGCATTCGCGTGCCGGCACCAGACTACCTGAACAAACTGCGCGACCTGTGCGACAGACAGGACTGGCTGTTGATGCTGGACGAGATCCAGAGCGCCAACGGCCGCAGCGGTAAACTGTTCGCCTACCAGCACAACGGCATACTGCCGGACGTGGTCACCACCGCCAAGGGCCTGGGCAACGGCGTGCCCATAGGCGCCTGCCTGGCGCGGGGCAAAGCAGCGCAGCTATTTACGGCCGGCAGCCATGGCTCCACCTTTGGCGGTAACCCCCTGGCCTGCCGCGCCGGCCTGGCGGTGCTGGATACCCTGGAAAAGGAATGGTTGATCGAGCGCGCCGCAAAACTGGGGGAACAGCTGCTGCAACAGCTGCGCGAACAGCTGGCCGACTGCGCCGCGGTCCGCGAGATCCGCGGCCTGGGCCTGCTGATCGGCATCGAACTGGACCGTCCCTGTGCCGAACTGGTAGAACAGGCGCGCACCTGCGACCTGCTGATCAACGTCACCGCCGGCAACGTGGTGCGCCTGCTGCCACCGCTCACCCTGAGCGACGCCGAGTGCCGCCAGATCGGCGCCACCGTGAGCACACTGATCGAGAACTTTGCCCGGCAAGTGGCTTGA
- a CDS encoding MBL fold metallo-hydrolase: protein MKFKCIETPAISHYAYVIADGNCAAVMDPRRDVDDYLAAAREFGCRITHVIETHRQEDFVMGSAYLARLTGARVVNGEHELFGHGDLRLGDGDSFTLGSLKICALHTPGHTPESMCYAVYEKGADIPWGVFTGDTLFFGDTGRSDLPDTDKSVENAALLYDSVHGRLKALGDTVLVFPAHGPGSVCGSGMSEKPFSTIGEERRLNDVFTLDRDAFARKKGGERLPRPPYFRLMEKVNLHGGLEPPEVLGAVRFLGPEEFADARKRRQVFDTREPEAFAGGHIADSYSIWLQGLPVFGGWLADETTELLLVGDRGEDMETAALYLSRIGIDRVEGALAGGFGSWRNSGHPFRHNRVITPRELIDRLDEMQVLDVREDGEFDSGHIPGAVHLYVGYLEERLSETGLDRDRTLVVTCGVGHRAGLAVSILLRLGFTDVRNLLGGMKAWGACDFPMDQGGH from the coding sequence ATGAAATTCAAATGTATCGAAACCCCGGCCATTTCTCACTACGCTTATGTGATTGCCGACGGCAATTGCGCGGCGGTGATGGATCCCCGCCGCGATGTGGACGACTACCTGGCCGCAGCCCGTGAATTCGGCTGCCGCATCACTCATGTAATCGAAACCCACCGCCAGGAGGATTTCGTAATGGGATCGGCCTACCTGGCGAGATTGACGGGGGCCCGGGTAGTCAATGGCGAGCACGAGCTGTTCGGCCATGGCGACCTGCGGCTGGGGGACGGTGACAGCTTCACGCTGGGGAGCCTGAAAATTTGCGCCCTTCATACCCCCGGCCACACACCTGAGAGTATGTGTTACGCAGTCTATGAAAAGGGGGCCGATATCCCCTGGGGCGTATTTACCGGCGACACGTTGTTTTTTGGCGATACGGGTCGCAGTGATCTGCCGGACACCGATAAATCGGTCGAGAATGCGGCATTACTGTATGACTCCGTGCACGGCAGGCTGAAGGCGTTGGGCGATACCGTGTTGGTTTTTCCCGCGCATGGGCCGGGGTCCGTGTGTGGCAGCGGTATGTCGGAAAAGCCGTTTTCCACCATCGGTGAGGAGCGGCGTCTCAACGATGTGTTCACCCTGGACCGGGATGCATTTGCCCGCAAGAAAGGCGGCGAGCGGCTGCCGCGGCCGCCGTACTTTCGCCTGATGGAAAAGGTGAACCTGCACGGCGGGCTGGAGCCACCGGAGGTTCTCGGTGCGGTCAGGTTCTTGGGGCCGGAAGAGTTTGCCGATGCGCGCAAGCGGCGGCAGGTGTTCGACACGCGGGAACCCGAAGCCTTTGCGGGTGGCCATATTGCCGACAGCTACAGTATCTGGTTGCAGGGTTTGCCGGTTTTTGGCGGTTGGCTGGCCGACGAAACCACGGAGCTACTTTTGGTGGGAGACCGCGGCGAGGACATGGAAACTGCCGCGCTGTATCTCAGCCGCATCGGTATCGACCGGGTCGAGGGCGCCCTGGCCGGCGGTTTTGGTAGCTGGCGCAACAGTGGGCACCCGTTCCGGCACAACCGCGTGATCACCCCCCGTGAACTGATCGACCGGCTCGATGAAATGCAGGTACTCGATGTGCGCGAGGACGGCGAGTTTGACAGCGGGCATATTCCCGGCGCGGTCCATCTATACGTCGGGTATCTCGAGGAGCGCCTCTCTGAGACGGGCCTCGACAGGGACCGGACCCTGGTGGTGACCTGCGGGGTCGGGCATCGTGCAGGGCTTGCAGTCAGTATTTTGCTGCGCCTGGGGTTCACCGATGTGCGCAACCTGCTCGGGGGGATGAAGGCCTGGGGCGCCTGCGACTTTCCGATGGACCAGGGCGGGCACTAG
- the grxD gene encoding Grx4 family monothiol glutaredoxin has protein sequence MDTLENIKQQIADNAILLYMKGSPNAPQCGFSMRASQALMACGKRFAYVDVLSNPDIRTELPKYANWPTFPQLWVKGELVGGCDIIMEMYENGELKTLVEEASAESEGGE, from the coding sequence ATGGACACACTGGAGAACATCAAGCAGCAGATAGCCGACAACGCGATCCTGCTCTATATGAAAGGCAGCCCCAACGCACCCCAGTGCGGCTTTTCCATGCGTGCCTCCCAGGCACTGATGGCCTGCGGCAAACGCTTTGCCTATGTGGACGTGCTGTCCAATCCGGATATCCGCACCGAGCTGCCGAAATACGCCAACTGGCCGACCTTCCCGCAGCTGTGGGTCAAGGGAGAGCTGGTCGGTGGCTGCGACATCATTATGGAAATGTACGAAAACGGCGAGCTGAAGACCCTGGTGGAAGAAGCCTCTGCCGAGAGCGAAGGCGGGGAATAG